The Streptomyces bacillaris sequence GCGCTGGCCGCCGGTGATCTTCGTGTAGAGGCCGAAGTCGCGGGCCACCTCACCGATCACGATGAGCTTCTCCGGGGTGATCTCACCGCCCGGGATGCGCGGCACGACCGAATAGGAGCCGTTGCGCTGGAGGTTGGCGAGGAAGTGGTCGTTGGTGTCCTGGAGCGCCGCCTGCTCCCCGTCCAGGACGTAACCGCTGGCGCCGACGGTCGGGGCGAGCGAGGCGATGACCGAACCGACGGCCGGCTTGCAGACCTCGCACCCCTCCCCGCCGCGCGCCTCCTCCCGGCCGTGCGAGTCGAGCAGGGTGGTGAACGAGGTGACGGCCAGGGTGCGGACGATCTCGTACAACTCGCTGCGGCTGTAGGCGAAGCAGCCGCACAGGCCGGTGTCCTCGCTCTGCGGCAGCAGCTGCCCGATCACCTTGACGCAGCTGCCGCACCCCGTCCCCGCCCGGGTGCACTTCTTCACCTCGGCCAGGGTGGTGTGCTCGCAGATCGCGCCCTTGGTCACGTTGTGGCAGGAGCAGACGACGGCGTCGTCCGGCAGCGAGGACGGTCCCAGCGTCACCGGCCCGCCCGCCCCGGCCGGGAGCACCAGCTGCTCGGGCGCGACCGGCAGGACGCTCCCCGTCATCGGCCGCAGCGTGCCGAAGCTGTCGGCGTCCCCGACCAGCACCCCGCCCAGCAGGGCGCCGTCCGCCCCGATCACCAGCTTCTTGTAGACGCCGGAGCGGGAGTCGGCGTACACCACGTCGAGCGCGCCCTCCGCCGTCCCGTGCGCGTCACCGAACGAGGCCACGTCCACGCCGAGGAGCTTCAGCTTGGTCGACATGTCGGCACCGGTGAACCCGGCCCGCCCGCCACCGAGTACTTCGGCCACGGTCTCCGCCATCTCGTACCCCGGCGCGACCAGCCCGTAGACGCGCCCGTCGGAGGCGAGCGCGCACTCACCGATCGCGAAGACGGCGGGGTCGGACGTACGGCACTCCTCGTCGACCACGATCCCGCCGCGCTCCCCGACCGCGAGCCCGCACTCCCGGGCCAGCCGGTCGCGCGGGCGCACCCCGGCGGAGAACACCACCAGGTCGACGTCGAGCGATGACCCGTCGGAGAGCGCCATCCCGTTCACGGCCCCGTCCGCGCCCGCGGTGACCTCCTGCGTGCCGACGCCGGTGTGGACGGTCAGCCCCATGCCCTCGATCGTCCGCAGCAGCGCCGCGCCGCCGCCCTCGTCCACCTGGACCGGCATCAGCCGGGGCGCGAACTCCACCACATGGGTGCGCAGTCCGAGCCCCTTGAGCGCCCCCGCCGCCTCCAGCCCGAGCAGCCCGCCCCCGACCACGGCCCCGGTCTCCGCCCCCTTCGCGTACTCCTCGATCGCGAGCAGGTCCTCGATCGTCCGGTACACGAAACAGCCCCGGGAATCCTTCCCCGGCACCGGCGGGACGAAGGGATACGAGCCCGTCGCCAGCACGAGCGTGTCGTACGGGAACACCGCCCCGGACCGCGCGGTCACCGTCCGGGCCTCGCGGTCGACGCTCCCGGCCGGGTCGCCGACGTACAGCTCGAAGCCGTGCTCCTCCATGAACCCCGGCTCCACGAGCGAGAGTTCACCGGGGGAGCGCCCGGCGAAGTACGAGGTGAGCCGCACCCGGTCGTAGGCGGGCCGGGGCTCCTCGCAGAGCACGACGACCCGGGCCCGCCCGGCGGCCGGGGTCAGCCCGCGCGCGGCCAGCGCCTCCAGGAACCGCTGGCCGACCATGCCGTGCCCGACGAGGACGAAGGTGGGGGTGGTGGGGCTGGTGGTGTCCGGCATCTCAGTGGCCTCCGTCGTCGGTGAGCAGGTGGAGCAGGGACATGGCGGGCGGCGGCGGTTCGTCGTCCTGCCAGGTGCGGGCGAGCCCGCCGACCGCGCCGAGGCCGCCCAGGAGCACCCCGCCGGCCGGCCCTCCGTCCCGGACGACGACCGTGCGGTACGCGCCCCGGGTGGCATCGGCCGGCCGGACCACGTCGTCGCCCGGCCAGGGGCGGGGGTCCCCGAGGGCGGCGCGGTCGAGACGGGCGCTTCCTCATGGGAAAGAGCCGAGACGGGCGCTTCCTCATGGGAAAGAGCCTGGAGGCCGGGTGTTACCCGGCAGCATCCCACCGGTTTCCCGGACGGAACCGTGCGCTCAGCGCCGCTGGACAGCCCCTGTGAGTTCCGGCTTCCGGCGCCCCTTTAGTGTCGAGGACATGCCCGACATCACCCTGACCACCCTGGTCCTCCTCTGCCTCGCCGCGGCCGCCGCAGGCTGGATCGACGCGGTGGTGGGCGGCGGTGGGCTGCTGCTCCTGCCCGCCCTGCTGCTCGGCCTGCCGAACGTCCCCGCCGCCCATGTCCTCGGCACCAACAAGGCCGTCGCGATCGTCGGCACCTCGGGGGCCGCGATCACCTATGTGCGCCGGGCCCCGGTACGGGTGGGGCTGGCGGTACGGGTGGGGCTGATGGCGCTGGCCGGTTCGATGGGCGGGGCGTTCTTCGCGGCCGGGATCAGCAGCGATGTGCTGCGCCCGGTGATCATGGTGGCGCTGCTCGGGGTGGCGGCGTTCGTGCTACTGCGCCCGTCGTTCGGCACTGCCGCGGCGGGGGACACGGACACCCGGCCCGTGACCCGGGCCCGGATCGTCACGGCGGTCGTGCTGGTCGGCGGCGGGATCGGCTTCTACGACGGCCTCTTCGGCCCGGGGACCGGCACCTTCCTCGTCCTGGCCCTCACCGCCGTACTCCACCTGGACCTGGTGACGGCGTCCGCCACCGCCAAGATCGTCAACGTGTGCACGAACGCGGGGGCGCTGGCCATGTTCGCCTATCAGGGTTCGGTCCTGTGGCAGCTGGCCGCCGTGATGGCCCTCTTCAACCTGGCGGGCGCGATGGCGGGGGCCCGGATGGCGCTCGACCGGGGGAGCGGCTTCGTCCGGGCGGTGCTGCTGACGGTGGTGTTCGCGCTGGTGGCGAAGCTGGGCTACGACCAGTGGACGGCGTAGCGACGTACCTCGGGGTCACCGCACATCGGTGAGATGGGCGTAGGCCACCACGTTGCCCTGGTAGCCGGTCTCCTTGGAGAAGCCGCCGCCGCAGGTGATCAGCCGGAGCGAGGCGTGCGGGGAGTCGCCGTAGACGCGCTGGTCGGGGAAGTCCTTGTTGTCGTACACCTCGATGGCGTCGATCGAGAAGACGGCGGTGCGCCCGTCCTCGCGGACGACCTCGACACGGGTGCCCTTGGTGAGGGCGCCGAGGGCGTAGAAGACGGAGGGCCCCTCGGCGTTGTCGACATGCCCGGCGACGATCGCGGTGCCCTTGGCGCCGGGCGGGACCCCGTCGGCGTACCACCCCGCGAGGTTGCGGTCCTCGTCCGGCGGCACGTCCAGGCTGCCGTCGGCCCCGAGCCCCAGCCGCATCATCGGCGCGTCGACGTCGATGCTCGGGATGCGGATGCGGACGGGGTCGGAGGGCCGCAGCGGTTCGGCGACCGGGGAGCCCGGCTGGAGCTCGGGCCCGGCGGCGAAGGCCTGGGCGCTGGAGGGCTGCGGCGGGATCAGCTGCTCGCCGGAGCCGTTCTGGACGAGCCAGATACCGCACAGCACGGCGATGCCGACGAGCCAGCCTCGGGCTTTCTGCGCGCTCTGGGACACGGGGAGTCCTGGGGGTGAGCCGTGGGGTTTCGCGGACGAGGCTGCCCGGGCCGGACGCGCGGGGGAGCGCGCCGGGCCCGGGAGCAGGGGACCTTGCCGGCCGTGTCGGCCCGGCTGCCTGCCTCAGCGGCCGCTCTCGGCGCCGGGCTCGGTGCGGCGGCGCAGCAGCCAGAGTCCACCGACGGCCGCCAGACCGATCACGCCGACGCCGAGGGCGACCTGCGTGGAGTTGGGCTCGACGCTGCCGCCGACACCGGTCCGCACATGGCCGGACGGGCGCTGGTGGTCGGGCTTCTCGTGCTTGCCGCCGCCGATCACCTTGAGATCCCCGACGGCGTCCTTGCCGTTGTCGCAGGTGACGACGATCTCGTAGACGCCGGCCCGGGTGTCGTGCGGCACCCGGAACTGGCCGACGAGGACCTCCTTGTGCGTACCGCGGCGGAGTTCGAAGTCCCCGGCGTCCAGGGAGTTGGCGTCACCGATGCCCGACCCCTTGGGGCCACAGGCGGTGGTGTTCACGGTGACGGTGGCGCCGGGGGGCGCGGTCGCCGGGGTGATCTCCAGCCGGCCGAAGTTGTCCGCGTACGCGGACGGGGCGGCGGCGAGACCGAGCGCTATGACGGTGACCGCGGCGGTGGCGGTACCGGTCACGAGGCGGGCAGGACTGCGCATGGGTTCCTCCGGGCAGACGGCGCGAGCGGTTGTGTCCTGCCCCCGACCTAACGGCGGGTCGCCACCGCATGCCTTCTGACACCGGATCAGCTTTCACCCGTACGGCCCGGCGGGGCGCCCTTGCCGCCGAGGATCGCCGCAGGTCAGGGCGGTGCGACTGGTCCGTTCGGTCCGTGCTGGCGGTCCGGGTGCCGAACGAGTGAGCCTCGAATCCGCAATGTGACTCAGATCACACACATGCCTTCCCGGGGTGGGGGCACACGCAAGACACCCCCCCACGGGACGGATTCCCCCCGCCCCCACGGCACCCGCCCCCACCCGGCCCACCCCCCCTGGGCCCGGTGGGGGCGGTGTCACGTCCACGGGTTCACCGCCCGGCTCATCACGGCGCCCTCGCCCGGCTCACTGCGGGTGCGTCGCCCGGCTCGTCGCCGCGTCCTCGCCCGGCTCGCTACGGGCTCGCCGCCCGGCTCGCCGCCGGGCTCGCCGCCGTGCTCAGGAGTCCGCGCCCGCGCTCCAGGAGATCGCCGGCGGCCGCACCCGGCCGCACAGCGGCTGCCCCTTCCCGTCGGTCAGCCCGAGCCGCCCGGTGAGCCGCCCGGACCGCACGGCGGCTTCCAGGACCTCCGCCTCGATGTCACTGAACATCAGCTTGGCGCGCCGGAACATACTGAACACCCCGGCCTCGTCCACCGTCCCCCACGACAGATAGACGAACCGCCCGCCCAGCCGGTTCTGGATGTACGGCCCCGACACCACGACCCCGTCCGCCGTCTCCTTGACCGCGCACTCCAGCGTCCACGCAGCGCCCGGAGCGTCCCCGGGGCAGAGCCCGAGCAACTCCCCGGGCCGGTCCTTGCGCTGGACGCCGACGTGAATGTTCTCGAACCCGGGAAAGTCGGAATCCGGCCCACAGGTGCGACCGGGAAGCGCCGATGCCTCGATATGGATCTGCATGGGTCCATGGTCCGTCACGACGGGCCATGGGCGGCGCGCGTCGGCCGCTACTTGACCTCAACCAAACTTGAGGGTCAAGGCTCGGGGGCATGGACACCACACCCGCACCCACGACCCCTGCCACTCCCCGCCCCCTCAAGGTCGCCGTCATCCTCGGCAGCAACCGGGAAGGCCGGTTCGGACCCGTCGTCGCCGACTGGTTTCTCGGCCGGGCCGGGCGGTACGAGGGGATCGAGACCGAACTCGTCGATGTCGGGGCCGCCCGGCTGCCCGACGCGCTCTCCTTCCAGCCCGGGCCCGAGGAGGCCGCCAGGGTGGGGGCCGTTTCGGGGCGGCTGGCGGCGGCCGACGCGTTCGTCGTCGTCACGCCGGAGTACAACCACTCCTTCCCCGCGCCCCTCAAGAACCTCATCGACTGGCATCACACCGAATGGCAGGCCAAGCCCGTCGCCTTCGTCTCGTACGGAGGGCGGTCCGGCGGGCTGCGGGCCGTCGAGCAGTTGCGGCAGGTCTTCGCCGAGCTGCACGCCGTCTCCGTCCGCGAGACCGTCTCCTTCCACGGCGCGCACGCCCTCTTCGACGGGGACGGCAACCACCGGGACCCGGCCGAGGCCGACGGGGCCGTCAAGGCGCTTCTCGACCAACTGGTCTGGTGGGGCGAGGCCCTGCGGGAGGCCCGGAACCGGCGTCCGTACGGCGGCTGACCCGTGCGGGGACGACAATCGGTGCACGGGCAGGAGCCCGCCGTATCCGAGGAGACCGAACGATGACAGCGCCGCCGCCGGCATGGCTGACCGTACTGACCACGACCGACAGCGAGGAGAAGGCCCACGAGCTGGCGCAGGGGGCGGTGGAGGCCCGGCTGGCGGCCTGTGCGCAGATCTCCGCGCCCGTCACCTCGGTCTACCGCTGGCAGAACGCCATCGAGTCCTCCGAGGAGTGGCAGGTGCTGTTCAAGACGGCGGGGGAGCGGTACGAGGAGTTGGAGGCGTACCTCCTGGCGGCGCACGACTACGAGAACCCCGAGGTCATCGCCGTCCCCGTCATCCGTGGCAGCGCCCGCTACCTCGGCTGGGTGACGGCGGAGACGGCCCCGCAGCCGCTCTGTGACGGCGGCCATGAGTACCCCGCACCCGGGCTCCCCGCCCACCGACGAGCTGCCGTTCTTCGTCTACGGGACGCTGCTCCCCGGCGAACCCAACCACGAACTGTTCCTCCGGGGCCGTACGACGGGGGAACGGCCCGCCGTCCTGCCCCGGGCCCTGCTGTACGACGGGCCCGGCTACCCGTACGCCATCGACGGCCACGGCCGGGTCCATGGCACCCTGCTCACCGCCGTGCCCGGGGTGTACGGCGAACTGCTCGGGCTCCTGGATCATTTGGAGGAGTACCTCGGCCCCGGTCACCCGCGCAATCTGTACGAGCGGGTCGTCCGGGAGGTCGAGCTGCCGGGGGAGAGCGGCGCGGGGCGAGGCGGTGAGGCGGCGGGCGGCGCGGGGCAGGGCGGCGTCGAGGTGGGTGGCGAAGGGGCGGGGCCGGTGCGGGCCTGGGTCTATCTCGCCGCTGCCGCCGTCACCCGGTCCCTCCGGACCGGCGGCAGCCTCATCGACGGCGGGCGGTGGGTCACCGGGCGGTCTCCAGGCGGACCGCGCACACCTTGAACTCCGGCATCCGCGACACCGGGGCCGGCGTCGGGTCGGTCAGCGTGTTGGCCCGGCCCTCACCCGGCCGGTGGAGCGGCATGAACACCCGGGAGCGGGGAGCGCCGGAGCCACCGCCCCTCAGGTCAGCGCGACGCCGACGCCAGCGCCTCCGCCACGCCCCCCTCCTGCGGGCCCAGGAAGTGCGGGTCGGGGCGGAACAGGGCTTCCAGGGCCGCCTTCCCCGACGCGGCCAGCTCGCGGGCACCGCCGTAGTACCACGTCGCGTCGCGGGGCTCGTCGACCCCGACCCCGTACGCGTCGATCCCCGCGGAGCGGCAGAGAGTGGTCGCCCGGTGGATGTGGAAGCCCTGGCTCACCAGCACCGCCCGGTCGACCCCGAATATCCTCCTGGCGCGCACGCACGAGTCCCAGGAGTCGAACCCCGCGTAGTCGCTGACGATCCGGTCGTCCGGCACCCCGCGCTCGGTCAGATACGTCCGCATCGCGTCCGGCTCGTCGTACTCCACGCGGCTGTTGTCCCCGGTGACCAGGACGACCTTCGCCTTCCCCGTGCGATACAGCTCGGCCGCAGCGTCCAGGCGGTGGGCCAGATACGGGGTCGGCCGGCCGTTCCACAGCCCGGCGCCGAACACCATGACGACCTCACCGGCCGGGGCGTCCGCCGTGGTCCCCACCCGGTCGCCCGCACCCAGCCGCATCCAGGTCGCGGGCAGCAGCGCCAACACGCACAGGGCCATCACGCCCTGCACGGCGAGCCGTCGGCCCCGCCGGGAGCGCGGCAGCCGCAGCGGTGGGAGCCGCAGCCGCACCCGTCGCAGCCGTGGCCCGTGTCTCCCGTCCCTGTCCCCGGCCCTTCGCACCCCTAGCAGCTTCCCTACCGCTCGTGCTGCTCGTGCTTCCTGTCCCCCTCGCACCCGTCGCATGCGAGCCCCCCTCGTCGTCCGTACCGTCTCCGTACCGTCCTGCGGTCTCACCTCACCTGACGAGCGAAACGCCCGAAAGGTTCGCCGATCGACAGATACGGGTGCAGGCCCCACCCCCACACACCCGCAGCCCCCCGCCCGCACACCGGCAGACCCTCCGCCGTGAGCCGGCGGAAAACCTCCGTGACCCTCACGCAACGGCCCGGCAACCTCCGCCCGGCACCATCGGTCCATGACGGAGCCGCCCACGCAGCACTCCCACCGGCCGCCGCACCCGCCCTCGCCCCCGTTCTCCGGAACCGGAGGGACCCACGGCCACACCACCGTGCCCCTCGACAGCACCGCGCAGCTCCTCACCCGCGTCACCGCCCAGCTCTCCACCCAACTCAGCCTCGTCTCCCGGAACGGAACCCGCCGACCCATGGACCGCACCCGGCCCCCCGCCGCAGCAGGCGGCCCGCCCTCCCCGTACGCCCCCGGCGACGCCCCGCCCACCCTCCTCGTCGTCGCCCACGGCAGCCGCGACCCGCGCGCCCTGCGGACCGTCCTCGCGCTCCTGGACCGGGTCCGCGAACTGCGCCCCGGGCTCGACGTCCGGCTCGGCCACATCGAGCTGAACCGGCCGCTGCTCCCCGACACCCTGGACGGCCTGCGCGGGGCCGACGCCGTCCTCGTACCGCTGCTCCTGGGCCGCGGCCACCACGTCAAGCACGACCTGCCCGCCGCCGCGGCCGCCGCACCCTCCGTACGGACCCGGATCGCCGCCCCCCTCGGGCCGCACCCCCTCCTGGTGGAGGCGCTGTACGGGCGGCTCGTGGAGGCGGGCTGGGGCGCCGCCGACCAGGGCGACCGCCACGCCGCCGTGGTCCTCGCCGCCGCCGGGTCCCGCGACCCCGACTCCGCCCAGGACACCCGGCGTACGGCCCGCATGCTCGAAGAACGGCTCGGTGGGGTGCCCGTCGTCCCCGCCTACGCCTCCGCCGCCACCCCCACCGTCCCCGCCGCGCTGCGCAGGCTGGCCGCCCGGGGCCGCCACCGTACCTTCGTCGCCTCGTACTTCACCGCGCCCGGCCGCTTCGCGAGCGCCGCCGCCGGGGCAGCGCCCCGCACCGCCGCCCTTCCGCTCGGCGCCCACCCCGCCATGGCCCGCCTCCTCCTCCACCGCTACGACCAGGCCGTGTCGGCCACCGCCCCCGCCCAGGCAGTGAGGTTGCTCGCTTCCGCCTGACTCCCCGGCCCGCTCACGGCGCGTTGTCGGTCCCGGTCGCTACTGTCGGAACCATGGACGGCACACAGGGCGTACGCGGGGCGGAACAGACACACGGCACGGAAGGTGCCCGGAGCACACAGAGCGGGACGGGGCCGGTGCCGTACGGGCCGGCCGACACCGAGCGGTTCGACACCGAGCCGGACAAGCGACCCGGCCGCACCGCCTTCCAGCGCGACCGGGCCCGGGTGCTGCACTCCGCCGCGCTGCGCAGGCTCGCCGGGAAGACCCAGGTGGTCACGCCCGGCACCCGCTCCCACGCCTGGGACGCCAGCCCCCGCACCCGCCTCACCCACTCCCTGGAGTGCGCCCAGGTCGGCCGGGAGCTGGGCGCGGTCCTCGGCTGCGACCCCGACCTGGTGGAGACGGCCTGCCTCTCCCACGACATGGGCCACCCGCCGTTCGGCCACAACGGCGAGCAGGCGCTCAACGACTTCGCCTCCGACTGCGGCGGCTTCGAGGGCAACGCCCAGTCGCTGCGGCTGCTGACCCGCCTGGAGCCCAAGCGCTTCGTCCACGACCCGCGCACCGGCGAACTGGTCAGCGTCGGCCTCAATCTGACCCGGGCCGCCCTGGACGCCGCCACCAAGTACCCCTGGCCGCGCGGCGCGCACCCCACCGACCCGCACTCGGTGAAGTTCGGGGTGTACGCGGACGACCTCCCGGTCTTCGAGTGGGCCCGCAAGGGGGCGCCCGAGGACCGCACCTGCTTCGAGGCCCAGGTGATGGACTGGTCCGACGACGTGGCGTACTCGGTGCACGACTTCGAGGACGGGCTGCACGCCGGGCACATCGACCCCAACTGCCTCTACGCCGAGCCGGAGCGCGAGGAGATCTTCGCCGTCGCCATCGGCCGGTACGTCCCCGCCGACACCGACCCCCAGGAGCTGGCCGAGGCACTGGACCGGCTGATCGACCAGGAGTGGTGGCCGCACGGCTACGACGGCTCCGCCGTGGCCCAGGCCCGGCTGAAGGACGCCACCAGCCAGCTCATCGGCCGGTTCTGCACGGAGGCCGAGACGGCCACCCGCGCGGTCCACGGCCCCGGTCGCCTCACCCGCTACGGGGCGGAGCTGGTCGTTCCGCGCACGGTCCGCAACGAGTGCGCGGTCCTCAAGGCGGTCGCCGACCGCTATGTGATGCAGCGTGCCGAGCAGGAGACCCTCCGCGCCGACCAGCGCATCGTCATCGCCGAGCTGGCCGCCGCCCTCACCGCCCGGGCCCCCGAGGGCCTGGAGCCGCACTTCCGCGCGCTGTTCGACCAGGCGACCGACGACCACGCCCGTAAGCGGGTCCTGGTCGACCAGATCGCGGCCCTCACCGATGCCTCCGCACGATCCCTGCACGCCGCGCTCACCGAGCGCCGGGGCTGAGGGGCAGACTGGAAAGTGACCACTGGGGGTGACCTGTTCGGGGCACACCCTCTTTCGTCATCACGCTGCGTGCGGGACGCTCGCAGCCGGGGGCGCCGCGCAGCACAGTACTGAGGAGGCATCAAGTGGTCGACGCACATCGGACATTCGTCATCGTCGGAGCGGGACTCGCAGGGGCGAAGGCGGCCGAAACGCTCCGCGCGGAGGGGTTCACCGGCCGGGTGATCCTCATCGGGGACGAGCGCGACCACCCCTATGAGCGGCCACCGCTCTCCAAGGGCTACCTCGGCGGCAAGGAGGAGCGCGACAGCGTCTTCGTCCACGAGCGCCCCTGGTACGCGGGCGCCGACATCGAACTCCACCTCGGCCAGCCCGTCACCGCCCTCGACCGGTACGCGAAGACCGTGCAGCTCGGTGACGGCACCGTCATCCACTACGACAAGCTGCTGCTCGCCACCGGCTCCGAGCCCCGCCGCCTCGACATCCCCGGCACCGACCTCGCGGGCGTCCACCACCTGCGCCGCCTCGCCCACGCCGACCGGCTGCGCAATGTGCTCGCCGCCCTCGGCCGCGACAACGGCCACCTGGTGATCGCCGGAGGCGGCTGGATCGGCCTGGAGGTCGCCGCCGCCGCCCGGGGTTACGGGGCGGAGGTCACCGTCGTCGAGCCGGAGGCCACCCCGCTCCACCAGGTCGTCGGCCCCGAGCTGGGCCAGATCTTCACCGAACTGCACAGCTCGCACGGCGTCCGCTTCCACTTCGGTGCCCGCCTCACCGAGATCACCGGCCAGGACGGCATGGTGCTGGCCGCCCGCACCGACGACGGCGAGGAGCACCCCGCCCACGATGTGCTCGCCGCGATCGGCGCCGCCCCGCGCTCCGCCCTCGCGGAGGCCGCCGGGCTGGAGATGGCCGAGCGGGCGCAGGGCGGCGGCATCGCCGTGGACGCCTCGCTGCGCACCTCGGACCCGCACATCTACGCCGCCGGGGACGTCGCCGCCGTCGCCCATCCGCTGCTCGGCGTCCGGCTGCGCGTCGAGCACTGGGCCAACGCCCTCAACAGCGGACCGGCCGCCGCCCGCGCGATGCTCGGCCAGGAGGTGACGTACGACCGGGTGCCGTACTTCTTCTCCGACCAGTACGACCTGGGCCTGGAGTACTCCGGCTGGGCGCCGCCCGGCAGTTACGACGAGGTGATCATCCGGGGGGACGCGGGGAAGCGGGAGTTCATCGCGTTCTGGCTGAAGGACCGCCGCGTCCTGGCCGGGATGAACGTCAACGTGTGGGACGTGACGGAGACGATCCAGGAGCTGATCCGGGCCGGTCAGCAGCACGATCCGGAAGCGCTGGCCGATCCGTCGGTCGAGCTGTCGTCCCTGCTCTGACCACCTGCGCGGGGGCCGGGGCGGGCGCCCCCGGGGCCGGGCTCTTCGGGCCACGGAGGAGTACGAGAAGGAAGAGTGCGGCCATCACGGCGACCCCCGCCCACATGGCCTGCTGCCAGCCGTCGACGAAGGACCGCTGGGCGGCGTCCAGGAGCGCCTGGCGGTGCGGTCCCGCGCTGCCTGCCGCCTCGACCGCGTGGGCGACACCCTCGCGCGCGGTGTCCGCCGCGCCCTCGGGGATGCCGTCCAGCCGGCCGTCCACAGCACCGCGGTAGCCGGCCGACAGCAGCGCACCGAGCAGGGCGACCCCCAGCGCGGTGCCGAACTCGCGGGTCACGTCGTTCAGTGCGGACGCCACACCCTGGCGCTCACGCGGCAGAGCGGCGGTGATGGCCTCGGTGGACGGAGTCATCGCCAGCCCCATGCCGAGGCCCATGGCGAGCATGCCGGGAAGGATCGACAGATAGCCGCCGCCCACGGAGACGAACAGGGCCATCAGCGCCAGTCCCGTGCCGCCCAGCGCGACCCCCGCCGCCATGGTCGTACGGGCCCCGACCCGTGCGGCCAGCCGCGGGGCGAGCCCGGACGTCAGCATCATCAGGACGGCCATCGGCATCAGCGCCAGGGTGGACAGCAGCCCGGACCAGCCCAGCACCGCCTGGAGGAACGGGAAGAGCACCACGGCGATTCCCGCCTGCACCCCGAAGACCACCAGCAGCGTGACCGAACCACCGGCGAGCCGCCGCTCACGGAAGAGCCGTACGTCCAGCAGGGCACTCTCCCGGCGGCGCAGCTCCCGGGCCACGAAGGCGGCGGTGGCGAGAGTACCGACGGCGAGGGCGGAGAGGGTGACGGGGTCGCTCCACCCCTTCTCCGGCCCCTCCTGGAGGGCGAAGATGAGGCCGGTCACGGCGACGACCGAGGCCAGCGCGCCGACGGTGTCGAAGGAGTGCCCGGTCCGCTCACGGGAGTCGGGCACCGAGCGCACCGTCATCGCGAGCGCCACCACGATCAGCACGACCGGCAGGACGAACAGCCACCGCCAGCTCGCCACGTCCACGAGCAGCGCGGAGAGGAACATGCCGATGATGCCGCCGCCCCCGGCGACCCCGGTCCAGA is a genomic window containing:
- a CDS encoding class F sortase gives rise to the protein MSQSAQKARGWLVGIAVLCGIWLVQNGSGEQLIPPQPSSAQAFAAGPELQPGSPVAEPLRPSDPVRIRIPSIDVDAPMMRLGLGADGSLDVPPDEDRNLAGWYADGVPPGAKGTAIVAGHVDNAEGPSVFYALGALTKGTRVEVVREDGRTAVFSIDAIEVYDNKDFPDQRVYGDSPHASLRLITCGGGFSKETGYQGNVVAYAHLTDVR
- a CDS encoding NADPH-dependent FMN reductase, which encodes MDTTPAPTTPATPRPLKVAVILGSNREGRFGPVVADWFLGRAGRYEGIETELVDVGAARLPDALSFQPGPEEAARVGAVSGRLAAADAFVVVTPEYNHSFPAPLKNLIDWHHTEWQAKPVAFVSYGGRSGGLRAVEQLRQVFAELHAVSVRETVSFHGAHALFDGDGNHRDPAEADGAVKALLDQLVWWGEALREARNRRPYGG
- a CDS encoding TSUP family transporter, translating into MPDITLTTLVLLCLAAAAAGWIDAVVGGGGLLLLPALLLGLPNVPAAHVLGTNKAVAIVGTSGAAITYVRRAPVRVGLAVRVGLMALAGSMGGAFFAAGISSDVLRPVIMVALLGVAAFVLLRPSFGTAAAGDTDTRPVTRARIVTAVVLVGGGIGFYDGLFGPGTGTFLVLALTAVLHLDLVTASATAKIVNVCTNAGALAMFAYQGSVLWQLAAVMALFNLAGAMAGARMALDRGSGFVRAVLLTVVFALVAKLGYDQWTA
- the nirB gene encoding nitrite reductase large subunit NirB, producing the protein MPDTTSPTTPTFVLVGHGMVGQRFLEALAARGLTPAAGRARVVVLCEEPRPAYDRVRLTSYFAGRSPGELSLVEPGFMEEHGFELYVGDPAGSVDREARTVTARSGAVFPYDTLVLATGSYPFVPPVPGKDSRGCFVYRTIEDLLAIEEYAKGAETGAVVGGGLLGLEAAGALKGLGLRTHVVEFAPRLMPVQVDEGGGAALLRTIEGMGLTVHTGVGTQEVTAGADGAVNGMALSDGSSLDVDLVVFSAGVRPRDRLARECGLAVGERGGIVVDEECRTSDPAVFAIGECALASDGRVYGLVAPGYEMAETVAEVLGGGRAGFTGADMSTKLKLLGVDVASFGDAHGTAEGALDVVYADSRSGVYKKLVIGADGALLGGVLVGDADSFGTLRPMTGSVLPVAPEQLVLPAGAGGPVTLGPSSLPDDAVVCSCHNVTKGAICEHTTLAEVKKCTRAGTGCGSCVKVIGQLLPQSEDTGLCGCFAYSRSELYEIVRTLAVTSFTTLLDSHGREEARGGEGCEVCKPAVGSVIASLAPTVGASGYVLDGEQAALQDTNDHFLANLQRNGSYSVVPRIPGGEITPEKLIVIGEVARDFGLYTKITGGQRIDLFGARVDQLPVIWARLVDAGFESGHAYGKSLRTVKSCVGQTWCRYGVQDSVRMAIDLELRYRGLRSPHKLKSAVSGCARECAEARGKDFGIIATAGGWNLYVGGNGGATPRHADLLAQDLSDTELVRLIDRFLMFYIRTADRLERTSAWLERIDGGLEHVRDVVVHDSLGLCDELERLMADHVSGYRDEWAETIDDPERLRRFVTFVNAPDAPDPSVRFVPERDQIKPDLELLAGPVLAVRTLEGTSSR
- a CDS encoding sirohydrochlorin chelatase: MTEPPTQHSHRPPHPPSPPFSGTGGTHGHTTVPLDSTAQLLTRVTAQLSTQLSLVSRNGTRRPMDRTRPPAAAGGPPSPYAPGDAPPTLLVVAHGSRDPRALRTVLALLDRVRELRPGLDVRLGHIELNRPLLPDTLDGLRGADAVLVPLLLGRGHHVKHDLPAAAAAAPSVRTRIAAPLGPHPLLVEALYGRLVEAGWGAADQGDRHAAVVLAAAGSRDPDSAQDTRRTARMLEERLGGVPVVPAYASAATPTVPAALRRLAARGRHRTFVASYFTAPGRFASAAAGAAPRTAALPLGAHPAMARLLLHRYDQAVSATAPAQAVRLLASA
- a CDS encoding DUF5990 family protein, encoding MQIHIEASALPGRTCGPDSDFPGFENIHVGVQRKDRPGELLGLCPGDAPGAAWTLECAVKETADGVVVSGPYIQNRLGGRFVYLSWGTVDEAGVFSMFRRAKLMFSDIEAEVLEAAVRSGRLTGRLGLTDGKGQPLCGRVRPPAISWSAGADS
- a CDS encoding gamma-glutamylcyclotransferase family protein, with translation MSTPHPGSPPTDELPFFVYGTLLPGEPNHELFLRGRTTGERPAVLPRALLYDGPGYPYAIDGHGRVHGTLLTAVPGVYGELLGLLDHLEEYLGPGHPRNLYERVVREVELPGESGAGRGGEAAGGAGQGGVEVGGEGAGPVRAWVYLAAAAVTRSLRTGGSLIDGGRWVTGRSPGGPRTP
- a CDS encoding SanA/YdcF family protein — encoded protein: MRRVRGGQEARAARAVGKLLGVRRAGDRDGRHGPRLRRVRLRLPPLRLPRSRRGRRLAVQGVMALCVLALLPATWMRLGAGDRVGTTADAPAGEVVMVFGAGLWNGRPTPYLAHRLDAAAELYRTGKAKVVLVTGDNSRVEYDEPDAMRTYLTERGVPDDRIVSDYAGFDSWDSCVRARRIFGVDRAVLVSQGFHIHRATTLCRSAGIDAYGVGVDEPRDATWYYGGARELAASGKAALEALFRPDPHFLGPQEGGVAEALASASR